GTTTTCTGTATCTCGGCGCTATACCAGTCATTCCGGTGGGGTTCCCATGCCATTAATGTATAACCGTGGCTGGTCTGAACCACCTCATACAGAGGGTCATCATCCAGATATGCCTGAAACACTTTCAAAACCTTTTCAAAGGTCAACATTTCCCACACCTCCCATTCAGCTGCAAATCAGTTCCCTGATTAAAATTTCCTCAATCTGTGCCGTTAATGTGTTCATCAGCCCCACCCAACGCATAGGATCACAGGCTTTCAGTTCCTCAGTGACACCCGCAGCCTCCATCATGTGAGGTAACATGGTGTCCATACGCTCCTGCGCTGTCCGGTCAATCTCTAACAGGTGTGGATACAGCTCCTCGCTCATCAGCAGTTGGTTGTAGAGAATGGGACGATGTTCCTTCAGGTAGGATTTTCGCATCCTGCCGTACTTGCCGATAGAAGTTTCCGGCTGTTCAGAAAGTTTTAGGTTGGGTATATCATAATCTCCACAACGAATGTAAGTCAACTTACTCATATTCATTCTCCTTTGCTCCGTGATGATTAGACTGCTGCGCTGGCTGCTATGCTGCCTTTGCGCGGTTCTTCTTTCGGTAGCTGTCCGACAGTAGAAAAAACACCTTTTTTCATATCCTCAGCCCGGATCAGGGCTTTCTTAGCGTCCATTTCCGCTTTTTTCTTCGCCTTGATTTTGTCCTCATACCGTTTCTGTGCGCCGCTGGCTTTCCGCTTCAAATAGTTCTGATGGAGCCTGTCCTTGCGTTCTTCTTTTTTCCGCAATTCTTCCTGTTCCTCTGGAGTTAAAGGAACCGGCTGTAAGGATGGCGGGATATAGCGTCCTAAAAAATTGAAGTAAATTTCAATTTCCTGCGTGGTATCCTGACTGCCTTTTCGGGAGCGTTCATGGACAAGGATTTTCTCTACAAACTCGTTGAGCATGGTATTTGTCAGCGTGTCAAAATTCTCGTACTTATCAATCAGGGCTATAAATTTCTCCGCTGATTTCTGGCTTTGCTCGTAGCCGGTCACAGCCTTTTCCAGCTCCGCAATTTCAATCTCAAGTGCGTCCTGCTCTTTGGCATACTGTGCATCAAGCGCCCTATATCGTGCATCCGGCAGCTTGCCGAGGGCATTGTCCTCATAGATTTTGCAAATCAGTTTTTCCAGTTCTCCGGCTCTCTTTTGAGCAGCGGCCAGATGCCTGCGCTTTTTCGATATATCGGCACTCTGTTGAGCAACCTGCGTTTCCTGAACGGTGTGAATAAATTCCGTCCGGTCATTTCTGGAATATTCAGCGATAGCCCGGAGCGTGTCAGAAGCCAATGTCAGAACAGCACTCTCATTGATACGGTGTTGTGTAGGGCATAGTGTCCCACACGGAACTTTGGTATAATTGGAACAGGTATATTGAGAAATCCGCCTGCCATTGTTGGTGCGGTGGACATACATCTTGCCGCCACAATCTGCACAATAGAGCAAGCCTGTGAGGGGAGCTGCTTCGCCCCAGCCGTTTGGATAACGCCGTACATTGCTGCGGATTTTCTGCACCAGATCAAAGGTCTGCTGGTCGATAATGGCTTCATGGGTATTCTCAAAGATCGTCCACTCGTCCTCAGAAACATAGTGGCTTTTCTTGTCCTTAAAGTGCTTGCGGGTCTTGAAATTGATGGTGTGCCCCAAATACTCTCGTTTTTTCAAAATGTTCACGATGGTAGATGACCCCCATCCATAGGGGTCTTTGACCGGCTTTGAACGGTTCACACCCTCGTTGAAGCGGGCAAGGTGTACGACAGGAATTTCAATCCGGTCTGCGGATAATTTGCAGGCGATCTGATAAGGCCCATATCCCTCCAGCGTGAGGGCGAAGATACGGCGCACCACTTCGGCAGCTTCCTCATCTACCAGCCAATGCTCCCGTTTTTCGTCCCATAAGTAGCCGTAAATCACAGTGCCGGTCAGGTGCTTGCCGCTCATGCCTTTTGACTTAAACACAGAGCGAATTTTCCGGCTGGTATCACGGGCGTAAAATTCATTCATGATGTTGCGGAACGGGGTAAAATCGTCATCGCCTTTCAGACTGTCCACACCGTCGTTGATGGCAATCAGACGAACGCCTCGCTGCCGCAAAACCTCCATAACCTGACCGACCTTCAGATAGTCGCGCCCCAACCGGCTCATGTCCTTGATGACGATTGCCTCTACACGCCCTGCCTCCACTTCCTCCATCATCGCCAAAAATCCGGGGCGGTCAAAACGGGTGCCTGAGATACCATCATCGGTAAAGTGCGTAGGGTTTGGCAGCCCGTTCCGGCGTGCAAAATCCTCTAACATCTGTTTTTGGTTGGATATGGAGTTGCTCTCGCCCTGTAACTCATCGTCCCGGCTCAGGCGCTCGTACAGTGGGGTGATTTTTTCGTTTCTCATAGCTGTACCTCCTGAAACAAAAATGCTCTAAGTGATTGCTTCACTAACCATGACACAATCATGATTAAGAAGTCACTTAGAGCATATATCACCGCTTGCCAGCTTGTACTTCTTATACTGCCTCACAGCAAAGTGCTGGGGACTCCGGCGCTCCAGCCCGTCAAACATATAGTCCACCGCGTTTTTGAAGGTTTCGTCATCCTCCCGGACTTCCATGCTGTTTATCATTTCCACCAGCGTATTCATATTGCGTTCTTCCTCCGGCCCCTCAAATACGATGTAGGCCACAAGGGCGCAGTACAAAAGGGTTTCGGCTTTGGTCCAGAACTCGTCGCCCTCCTTGCCGTCGCCTTTGGTGTTGGCGATCAGGGCGGTGACGAATTTCAGCACGTCGCTTTCCGTTTTGATGTAGGCCAGCGGATTGTAGTGCATGGATTTGGAGAAGTCGATACTATTGAACACCCGCACCTTATATTTCTCCCGTTGCAGGAACCGCCCGCATTGGTCGAGGGTGCCGCCCTTCGGGTCCACCACCACATACGAGGAGTGGGCTTGAAGGAGCTGCGGGGTCAGCCAGAACCTTGTCTTGCCCGAACCGGACGAGCCGATGACGCAGGCGTTCAGGTTGCGGGCGTTGGCGGGTATCTTCGGGCGGGTGTTCATGGTAAGGAACTCCGTCCCGGTCAGAATGACATTGTTCTGAAATTTGGGGTCTACAAACGGCTTTATATCCTCCTTTGTTCCCCAGCGGGCGG
This genomic window from Pusillibacter faecalis contains:
- a CDS encoding TnpV protein — encoded protein: MSKLTYIRCGDYDIPNLKLSEQPETSIGKYGRMRKSYLKEHRPILYNQLLMSEELYPHLLEIDRTAQERMDTMLPHMMEAAGVTEELKACDPMRWVGLMNTLTAQIEEILIRELICS
- a CDS encoding recombinase family protein; amino-acid sequence: MRNEKITPLYERLSRDDELQGESNSISNQKQMLEDFARRNGLPNPTHFTDDGISGTRFDRPGFLAMMEEVEAGRVEAIVIKDMSRLGRDYLKVGQVMEVLRQRGVRLIAINDGVDSLKGDDDFTPFRNIMNEFYARDTSRKIRSVFKSKGMSGKHLTGTVIYGYLWDEKREHWLVDEEAAEVVRRIFALTLEGYGPYQIACKLSADRIEIPVVHLARFNEGVNRSKPVKDPYGWGSSTIVNILKKREYLGHTINFKTRKHFKDKKSHYVSEDEWTIFENTHEAIIDQQTFDLVQKIRSNVRRYPNGWGEAAPLTGLLYCADCGGKMYVHRTNNGRRISQYTCSNYTKVPCGTLCPTQHRINESAVLTLASDTLRAIAEYSRNDRTEFIHTVQETQVAQQSADISKKRRHLAAAQKRAGELEKLICKIYEDNALGKLPDARYRALDAQYAKEQDALEIEIAELEKAVTGYEQSQKSAEKFIALIDKYENFDTLTNTMLNEFVEKILVHERSRKGSQDTTQEIEIYFNFLGRYIPPSLQPVPLTPEEQEELRKKEERKDRLHQNYLKRKASGAQKRYEDKIKAKKKAEMDAKKALIRAEDMKKGVFSTVGQLPKEEPRKGSIAASAAV